In the Dioscorea cayenensis subsp. rotundata cultivar TDr96_F1 chromosome 12, TDr96_F1_v2_PseudoChromosome.rev07_lg8_w22 25.fasta, whole genome shotgun sequence genome, one interval contains:
- the LOC120273445 gene encoding NADH dehydrogenase [ubiquinone] iron-sulfur protein 5-B-like — MASGWGISGNKGRCYDFWNDFSECMSRCREPKDCKLLREDYFECLHHSKEFQRRNRIYKEEQRQIRAAAQKAKEGEGVAATSHH, encoded by the exons ATGGCTTCCGGGTGGGGAATCTCCGGGAACAAGGGCCGGTGCTACGACTTCTGGAACGATTTCAGCGAGTGTATGTCTCGATGCCGTGAGCCGAAGGACTGCAAGCTCCTCCGTGAGGACTATTTTGAGTGCCTTCATCATTCCAAGGAG TTCCAAAGAAGGAATAGGATTTATAAAGAAGAGCAACGTCAGATAAGAGCAGCCGCACAGAAGGCCAAGGAGGGGGAAGGAGTTGCAGCAACATCCCACCATtag